Proteins co-encoded in one Granulicella cerasi genomic window:
- a CDS encoding biotin-independent malonate decarboxylase subunit gamma, protein MPITAERVHAGPVTVDRAAAWMECLAAETPARSAPCVQSAEVLLGSLRVRAFAVVQDAANLSARARHGEMGVEQALQLSLAVRELVDSERSATQKTPLLAIVDTPGQALGRHEEAACISAACAASIAAYDTARRCGHLVVTLVVGGAFSGSFLAHGLQADAIFALQAEGVEMQAMRLRSIARITRQSVAKVQEIATRVTPMSYAIQDAARLGIIDALIEGVDADAPTQEQVQRVKQVLAEKIAALKPGARSVAGNPLRVGTNAVVEAMRAQWEAADAVMAGGDAVGMVR, encoded by the coding sequence ATGCCGATCACCGCTGAACGAGTTCACGCAGGGCCAGTCACCGTAGACCGTGCCGCGGCATGGATGGAGTGTCTCGCGGCGGAAACTCCGGCGCGGTCCGCTCCCTGTGTGCAGAGCGCCGAAGTGTTGTTGGGGTCACTACGCGTTCGCGCTTTTGCCGTCGTGCAAGATGCTGCCAACCTTTCTGCGCGAGCACGTCATGGCGAGATGGGTGTCGAGCAGGCGCTGCAGCTCTCGCTCGCGGTACGTGAGTTGGTGGATTCCGAAAGGAGCGCAACGCAGAAGACGCCCCTCCTCGCCATCGTGGACACACCTGGGCAAGCGCTCGGTCGGCACGAAGAAGCTGCTTGTATCTCTGCTGCCTGCGCAGCTTCGATCGCAGCTTATGACACAGCTCGCCGCTGCGGGCATCTTGTTGTAACGCTCGTCGTCGGAGGAGCGTTCTCGGGCTCGTTCCTGGCGCACGGTCTTCAGGCGGATGCGATCTTCGCGCTGCAGGCTGAGGGCGTAGAAATGCAGGCGATGCGACTGCGTTCGATCGCGCGCATCACGCGGCAAAGCGTCGCCAAAGTGCAGGAGATTGCGACGCGCGTCACGCCCATGTCTTATGCGATACAAGACGCTGCGCGCTTGGGTATCATCGATGCGCTGATTGAAGGCGTGGATGCGGATGCACCAACGCAGGAGCAGGTGCAACGCGTGAAGCAGGTACTTGCAGAAAAAATTGCAGCTCTGAAACCAGGCGCACGCAGCGTCGCCGGTAACCCATTACGCGTTGGAACCAACGCGGTGGTGGAAGCCATGCGCGCGCAGTGGGAAGCGGCCGATGCGGTGATGGCTGGCGGCGACGCCGTCGGCATGGTGCGATGA
- a CDS encoding malonate decarboxylase holo-ACP synthase, producing the protein MKQEVRIHDLLQPAAASCVTAENAADQEAINHWLEWAPLVVVRRPGLMQGRIAVGVRGKQRSERYAAWLGLADIEAVHRPQDLRCEDHDPTMPALIALQRLQQRWKELPYAWGPVGSVGFALASGRSTLHAASDLDLLLRLDVPPPNAVWAKLLNDTEDLPCNVDVQVQAPQGSVALAELAANSRKFLLRANEGVRLVRDPWAQ; encoded by the coding sequence ATGAAGCAAGAGGTTCGCATTCACGATCTGCTTCAGCCTGCGGCTGCGTCTTGTGTGACGGCGGAGAACGCCGCAGACCAGGAGGCGATCAATCATTGGTTGGAGTGGGCTCCGCTGGTCGTGGTGCGCCGTCCTGGACTCATGCAAGGTCGCATCGCGGTGGGTGTCCGAGGCAAGCAACGATCTGAGCGCTATGCCGCATGGTTGGGCCTCGCCGACATCGAGGCCGTCCATCGACCGCAAGATCTGCGCTGTGAGGACCATGACCCAACGATGCCTGCGCTGATCGCATTGCAACGGCTACAGCAGCGATGGAAGGAGTTGCCGTACGCGTGGGGGCCCGTCGGAAGCGTGGGATTCGCGCTCGCCTCCGGCCGATCGACGCTACATGCTGCAAGCGATCTTGATCTGCTCCTGCGTCTGGATGTCCCACCACCGAATGCGGTATGGGCAAAGCTGCTCAACGATACGGAAGATCTTCCGTGCAACGTAGATGTTCAGGTGCAAGCGCCACAAGGCTCTGTGGCGCTTGCGGAACTGGCCGCTAACTCGCGCAAGTTTTTACTGCGCGCAAATGAAGGTGTGCGCCTCGTGCGAGATCCCTGGGCGCAGTAA
- a CDS encoding glycoside hydrolase family 30 beta sandwich domain-containing protein translates to MQKLWMSAALGFLVASCAAQTVTVVETRGDRASLLARSEASFTAGSAVAGKGATVVVHADRLLQRMDGFGASMTGSSAVLLQSLSPADRSSAMHELFDPRGPLGLTLLREPIAASDFSAHGNYSYDDPASGSDESLQHFQLTHDGDEVLPLLSEALAINPQTRILLLPWSAPAWMKSNHSMNGGQLENRWIAAYAKYLTRTVEAYSQRGLPVYALNLQNEPENENPSYPTQLMSPAQEIGLAEQTRPLLRGAGFTALLIGYEHNWSNTEYPKQLLAHNGLFDGVSFHCYRGNETAQLDVLRAYPTASLWFTECSGTNGSSFAGDLMWQAHHLLLGAPLHGARSVLLWNLVLRPDGGPHNGGCNDCRALLTLDVRDGKPVWTRNVEFYLLAQAAPFVHPDAHMLTTEIHGAEGALVTAYRNVDGTYAVLALNESPSDLPLQIEVEGKTLRRVLPKRSLTTFAWGDARPVLQEGLYRLQAEKDRCLAASRESKQPLLEECSNAAAQLWVVSRLRSGQFEVRNVSTRQDLTSSANGSPQAITLDGDHVAPVSLRLDRSAVCFAGSPSGGCFGDVRLNFVSSASDKERK, encoded by the coding sequence ATGCAAAAGCTTTGGATGAGTGCAGCTCTCGGTTTTCTTGTGGCGTCGTGCGCGGCACAAACGGTAACGGTAGTCGAAACGCGCGGTGATAGAGCGTCGCTTCTGGCGCGCAGCGAAGCGAGCTTCACAGCAGGCTCTGCGGTCGCGGGCAAGGGCGCTACAGTCGTCGTTCATGCAGACCGTCTGCTGCAGCGCATGGATGGCTTCGGTGCCTCGATGACTGGAAGCTCAGCGGTGCTGCTGCAATCTCTCTCGCCTGCGGATCGCTCAAGCGCGATGCATGAACTCTTCGATCCCCGCGGACCGCTGGGATTGACGTTGCTGCGTGAGCCGATCGCTGCGAGCGATTTTTCTGCGCACGGAAATTACAGCTACGACGATCCTGCCTCGGGAAGCGACGAATCGCTGCAGCATTTTCAACTCACCCATGATGGCGACGAGGTACTGCCGCTGCTGAGCGAGGCGCTGGCGATCAATCCACAGACGCGCATTCTGCTGCTGCCCTGGAGCGCGCCTGCGTGGATGAAGTCGAACCACAGCATGAACGGCGGACAGTTGGAGAACCGCTGGATCGCCGCGTATGCGAAGTACCTCACGCGCACGGTGGAAGCCTACTCGCAACGTGGGTTGCCGGTCTATGCGCTCAACCTGCAGAACGAGCCAGAGAACGAGAACCCGAGTTATCCGACGCAGTTGATGTCGCCGGCGCAGGAGATCGGGCTCGCCGAACAAACGCGTCCGCTGCTGCGCGGAGCAGGGTTTACAGCCCTACTCATTGGCTACGAGCACAACTGGTCGAACACCGAGTACCCGAAACAATTGCTCGCGCACAACGGGCTCTTCGACGGTGTGTCGTTCCATTGCTATCGCGGCAACGAGACGGCGCAGCTCGATGTGTTGCGTGCGTATCCCACGGCAAGCCTGTGGTTCACCGAGTGTTCGGGGACGAACGGATCTTCGTTTGCGGGCGACCTCATGTGGCAGGCACATCACCTGCTGTTAGGTGCTCCATTGCATGGGGCCCGCAGTGTCTTGTTGTGGAACCTCGTCCTGCGCCCCGATGGCGGACCACATAACGGGGGGTGCAATGACTGTCGCGCCTTACTCACGCTGGATGTTCGAGACGGAAAGCCGGTCTGGACGCGCAACGTCGAGTTCTATTTGCTGGCTCAGGCCGCGCCGTTCGTGCATCCCGACGCCCACATGTTGACGACGGAGATTCACGGTGCCGAGGGTGCGCTGGTCACGGCGTATCGCAATGTCGATGGCACGTATGCAGTACTGGCGTTGAACGAATCGCCCAGCGATCTCCCACTGCAGATCGAGGTGGAAGGGAAGACGCTCCGCCGCGTTTTGCCGAAGCGATCGCTGACTACCTTCGCTTGGGGAGACGCGCGACCGGTGCTGCAGGAAGGTCTGTATCGCCTGCAGGCGGAGAAAGACCGCTGCCTGGCGGCCTCGCGTGAAAGCAAGCAGCCCTTGCTGGAGGAGTGCTCTAACGCTGCCGCACAGTTGTGGGTAGTTTCGCGTCTGCGGAGCGGGCAGTTCGAGGTACGCAACGTCTCCACGCGGCAGGATTTGACCTCATCCGCGAACGGCTCGCCGCAGGCGATCACGCTGGACGGCGACCATGTCGCGCCGGTTTCTTTGCGTCTGGATCGCAGTGCAGTTTGCTTTGCTGGTTCGCCTTCTGGCGGCTGTTTCGGCGACGTACGGCTGAATTTTGTGTCCTCCGCCTCTGATAAGGAACGCAAATAG
- the mdcC gene encoding malonate decarboxylase acyl carrier protein: MLERFTMELPAQQSVTRRSHVGVVASGDLEVLLEPADTQVEVDVVTNVAGHRKTWEAVLARFFAQHPVAVRLEIRDHGATPGVVWLRLEQALEQATQVEVQA, translated from the coding sequence ATGCTTGAACGTTTCACGATGGAACTGCCCGCGCAACAAAGCGTGACTCGCCGGAGTCATGTTGGCGTCGTTGCGTCAGGTGATCTCGAGGTCTTGCTGGAACCCGCCGACACACAGGTTGAGGTAGATGTGGTCACCAACGTTGCGGGACATCGCAAGACGTGGGAGGCCGTACTGGCGCGCTTCTTCGCGCAGCACCCGGTTGCAGTGCGGCTTGAGATTCGCGACCACGGCGCGACTCCCGGCGTTGTGTGGCTGCGGCTCGAACAAGCGCTGGAGCAAGCAACGCAGGTGGAGGTGCAAGCATGA
- a CDS encoding biotin-independent malonate decarboxylase subunit beta, with product MSGSFSNSAEFLELSARERTAALLDKGRPRVELLGPFDRIASPWLKLSGRVAQADDGVVVTRGFIAGMQAVVIAIEASFEGGSIGEVGGAKIATALQLAAGASLAGQTMPAVLLLETGGVRLNEANLGLAAIADIQRAILDLREHAPVVAVIAGPVGCFGGMSLAAALCTHIIGTRYARYGMNGPEVIEQEAGAAELNADDRELVWSIYGCSTRAAAGWIDALVPANTEALRDAVAASLKGELVQATRPSPAEQLASWRSNWEGADADHR from the coding sequence ATGAGCGGAAGCTTCTCCAACTCTGCAGAGTTTCTTGAACTCTCGGCGCGCGAGCGCACAGCTGCCCTGCTGGACAAAGGCCGGCCGCGTGTAGAACTGCTCGGCCCTTTTGATCGCATCGCTTCACCCTGGCTCAAACTCTCCGGCCGAGTCGCACAAGCAGATGATGGTGTCGTCGTGACGCGCGGCTTCATCGCGGGGATGCAGGCCGTCGTGATTGCGATCGAGGCTTCATTCGAAGGCGGCAGCATTGGCGAAGTTGGAGGTGCGAAGATTGCCACCGCGCTGCAACTTGCAGCGGGAGCATCTCTCGCAGGACAGACGATGCCCGCGGTGTTGTTGCTAGAGACCGGCGGCGTGCGCTTGAACGAGGCGAATCTCGGACTCGCGGCCATTGCGGATATTCAACGCGCGATCCTTGATCTTCGCGAACATGCGCCGGTCGTCGCTGTGATCGCCGGGCCGGTCGGATGCTTCGGAGGTATGTCGCTCGCGGCCGCGCTCTGCACGCACATCATCGGCACGCGCTATGCCCGTTACGGCATGAACGGCCCGGAGGTCATCGAGCAGGAAGCAGGCGCGGCTGAACTCAACGCAGATGATCGCGAGCTGGTGTGGTCCATCTATGGCTGTTCTACTCGCGCAGCAGCGGGATGGATCGACGCGCTTGTACCAGCCAACACCGAGGCGTTGCGAGATGCCGTCGCCGCGTCGCTCAAGGGGGAACTGGTGCAGGCCACACGTCCTTCGCCTGCAGAACAACTCGCCTCATGGCGATCAAACTGGGAGGGCGCAGATGCCGATCACCGCTGA
- a CDS encoding glycoside hydrolase family 30 protein, producing MKNQAFARSLGFAAFTTSLLAACGCAGSSSSTAGNTTSTTTAVQVYQTTADGTQLLTAQTSINFGSTSGSGTTTIQVTPTTVLQPWDGVGGAMTDSAATVIAALPTAQQQSLMQQLFSTTSGAGLNMVRLPMGASDFSASGNYSYDDVAKGLSDPTLASFSIAHDLTNIVPLLQSAQSINPNLHILATPWSPPAWMKTNASMVGISGASQSSSQILTADFPYLANYFVKFVQAYSAQGLNVYAVTPQNEPLNSNSGYPSAILTANDEVNFIANYLGPAFTNAKLSTKIIAMDDNYADTAYAQTVLASGANAYIAGTAFHWYSGTPDAMSSTQALDSAKGVWFTEGTSTITCATKGSCPVLTASNFTGSGFKYQMQNLVMATVQNHARSVINWNLALNQSEGPQNGGCYTCVGLATVNTGTSTAQIYYNDALYAMGHVGRVATPGGSVIATTAGTAGSVQSIGFLNPDNTVGLVAFNGASSSTTITVAWNGKTFDYTMPAGSAVSFKWSVK from the coding sequence ATGAAAAACCAAGCCTTTGCGCGTTCCCTCGGATTCGCCGCGTTCACGACCTCGCTGCTCGCAGCTTGCGGCTGCGCGGGATCGTCCTCATCCACCGCCGGCAACACAACGTCCACGACCACCGCTGTGCAGGTGTATCAAACCACCGCAGACGGAACGCAGTTGCTGACCGCGCAGACGAGCATCAACTTCGGCTCGACCAGCGGATCGGGCACGACGACGATTCAGGTGACGCCGACCACGGTGTTACAACCCTGGGACGGCGTCGGTGGTGCAATGACAGACTCCGCCGCCACAGTGATTGCCGCACTGCCGACGGCGCAGCAGCAGTCGCTGATGCAACAGCTCTTCAGCACGACCAGCGGTGCGGGGTTGAACATGGTGCGGCTGCCCATGGGAGCGAGCGATTTTTCAGCGTCCGGCAATTACAGCTACGACGACGTCGCCAAAGGACTGAGTGATCCCACGCTGGCGTCTTTCTCCATCGCACATGACCTCACGAACATCGTGCCGCTGCTGCAAAGCGCACAAAGCATCAATCCGAATCTGCACATTCTTGCAACGCCCTGGAGTCCACCAGCGTGGATGAAGACGAATGCGTCCATGGTGGGCATCAGCGGCGCATCACAATCGTCCAGCCAGATTCTCACTGCGGACTTCCCTTATCTGGCGAACTACTTCGTGAAGTTCGTGCAGGCCTACAGCGCGCAGGGTTTGAACGTCTACGCGGTGACGCCGCAGAACGAGCCCTTGAACTCGAATAGCGGTTATCCTTCAGCGATCCTGACCGCGAATGATGAAGTGAACTTCATCGCAAACTACCTTGGCCCTGCGTTCACCAACGCGAAGCTCAGCACGAAGATCATCGCAATGGATGATAACTATGCTGACACGGCCTACGCGCAAACGGTGCTTGCCTCCGGCGCGAACGCATACATCGCGGGCACGGCATTCCACTGGTATAGCGGCACGCCGGATGCGATGAGCTCGACCCAGGCGCTGGATAGCGCCAAGGGCGTGTGGTTCACCGAAGGCACAAGCACCATCACCTGCGCGACCAAGGGCTCCTGCCCCGTGCTCACGGCATCGAACTTTACGGGGTCAGGCTTCAAATATCAGATGCAAAATCTGGTGATGGCTACGGTCCAGAATCATGCTCGGTCGGTGATCAACTGGAACCTTGCTCTGAACCAGAGCGAAGGCCCACAGAACGGCGGGTGCTACACCTGCGTCGGATTGGCAACAGTAAACACGGGCACATCGACCGCGCAGATTTACTACAACGACGCGCTCTACGCGATGGGTCACGTAGGCCGCGTCGCTACGCCAGGCGGCAGTGTGATCGCGACGACCGCAGGCACTGCGGGCAGCGTGCAGAGCATCGGCTTCCTGAACCCGGACAACACCGTTGGGCTTGTCGCGTTTAATGGCGCGTCTTCAAGCACCACGATCACCGTAGCCTGGAATGGCAAGACGTTCGACTACACGATGCCTGCCGGTTCAGCGGTGAGCTTCAAATGGTCTGTGAAGTAA
- a CDS encoding TonB-dependent receptor: MRKADVMTASGISRWKTTKGRMCAVALWGLFAVLLMPVRVMAQVATADILGRVQDATKALVPKAAVTIENLDTGVKRSLTTNDAGEFTAASLPIGRYRVTISSPGFSTYQVPELILSQGDRVRTDATLTIGASETIDVASVEPQLQTDSSTIGTVVTEREVQDLPLNGRNFMELAQVLAGTNEGPPNALNSGTRPDDRRLTSSVSTNGQDENANNQLIDGLDNNERIIGAIGARPSIDAIAEFRVQTNLYTAEVGRSAGAIINIITKGGTNTYHGSLYEFFRNDLFDASNWGSISHTELRQNQYGGSLGGFILRDKLFFFADYEGFRQVQAVTALSTVPTCFERANIGNFSDISHTSVPATTAIDPIGLAYWQLYPLPNYQNGVKTGCPNNTATSKNFSSSPNTTRNLNTGDGRLDYALPNGDHTFVRYTINQGTVTLPGNLPTASTYANATVAGRTTVSGQPMGGTISGGTLVSGISPGGNVYNFSGQSNQMAMNSQIDYVHLFTAQLLAEFRVGYTFIDNHALPLNYGQNFAAALGLQGANLGDLGTSQLTPVGPQGYSSVGDGIFLPLENRDNTLQGNAQFTLQHGKQSIKWGASLIRRHATSAESNYAAGNIVTGTYTGGGVFGSVSCAPLGCLLRGLVYQTQRSNQLVEPGYRTWEPSGYFQDDYRVHPRLTLNLGIRYDLYTPFTEAHGRISNFNPYTLKLMVPGTYGVGKTAGVNTDYSNVAPRVGFAFMAAPKTVFRGGFGLTFIPISSGARTALGNAPYVFNYQTLKNTTTLAQGLPRPFVQDPTNVTATTTSGLTLSGIDPNYRSSYIEQFNLTMQQEFGRNSLQISYVGAIGKHLRQNPNLNLVAPGGVTGTTDYNDLPFDKAFPGVSTVNEMISEGYSSYNSLQAVFARRFTKNVGINANYTWAHGLNNAPNYAAGYGGNGVLPYQISTVDYGNSDLDIRNRFAMLLNVALPFGQNAKGFKARLLKGWQTNAIWIQSTGLPFSVTDDTATSNTGATSERSMLVGDPRAVTTAGGCPVKINGGTTYMTNKDVGTPNFFFNTCAFANQPASQYIPSERNLLYGPHYRTFNLSIFKTFPIYDRAKLQFRCESFNLTNTPNFANPDSGLGDTAFGQITAVRGGSTPRQLQFALKLLF, translated from the coding sequence ATGAGGAAGGCGGACGTGATGACGGCAAGCGGCATAAGCAGATGGAAGACGACGAAGGGACGGATGTGTGCGGTTGCCCTGTGGGGCCTCTTCGCCGTGTTGCTCATGCCGGTCCGCGTGATGGCCCAGGTGGCCACGGCGGACATTCTCGGACGCGTGCAGGACGCGACGAAGGCGCTTGTGCCGAAGGCCGCGGTAACGATCGAGAACCTCGACACCGGTGTGAAGCGCTCGTTGACCACCAATGATGCGGGCGAGTTCACCGCGGCCTCGCTGCCTATTGGCCGCTATCGCGTCACGATCAGCAGCCCGGGTTTTTCGACGTATCAGGTTCCCGAGTTGATCCTCTCCCAAGGCGACCGCGTGCGTACGGACGCTACGCTCACCATCGGTGCTTCAGAGACCATCGACGTCGCTTCGGTTGAGCCGCAGTTGCAGACGGACAGTTCCACGATTGGCACTGTGGTGACCGAACGCGAAGTGCAGGACCTTCCGCTGAACGGCCGCAACTTTATGGAGCTCGCCCAGGTGCTCGCGGGCACGAATGAAGGCCCGCCGAATGCACTGAACAGCGGCACTCGCCCTGATGATCGCCGCCTCACTTCTTCGGTTTCGACCAATGGGCAAGACGAGAACGCGAACAATCAGCTGATCGATGGCTTGGATAACAACGAGCGCATCATTGGTGCGATCGGCGCTCGCCCGTCGATCGACGCGATCGCCGAGTTCCGCGTACAGACGAACCTCTACACCGCAGAGGTGGGCCGTAGCGCGGGCGCGATCATCAACATCATCACAAAGGGTGGTACGAACACCTATCACGGCTCGCTCTACGAGTTCTTCCGCAACGATCTCTTCGACGCCAGTAACTGGGGCTCGATCTCGCACACGGAGCTTCGTCAGAACCAGTACGGCGGTTCACTGGGTGGCTTCATCCTGCGCGACAAGCTTTTCTTCTTCGCCGACTATGAAGGCTTCCGCCAGGTGCAGGCAGTCACCGCTCTGAGCACGGTGCCTACCTGCTTTGAGCGCGCCAACATTGGCAACTTCTCCGACATCAGCCATACGAGCGTTCCCGCGACAACCGCGATTGACCCGATCGGCCTCGCGTACTGGCAGCTTTATCCGTTGCCCAACTATCAGAACGGCGTGAAGACGGGCTGCCCGAATAACACGGCGACGTCCAAGAACTTCTCCAGCAGCCCGAACACGACGCGCAACCTCAACACCGGCGACGGTCGTCTGGACTATGCATTGCCGAACGGTGACCACACCTTCGTGCGTTACACGATCAATCAGGGAACGGTAACGCTCCCCGGCAACCTGCCGACGGCGAGCACATATGCCAACGCCACAGTGGCGGGCCGCACAACGGTAAGCGGTCAGCCGATGGGTGGCACGATCAGCGGCGGCACGTTGGTCAGCGGCATCTCGCCGGGCGGCAACGTGTACAACTTCTCAGGCCAGTCGAACCAGATGGCGATGAACTCGCAGATTGACTACGTGCATCTCTTCACCGCGCAGTTGCTCGCTGAATTCCGCGTGGGTTACACGTTCATCGACAACCACGCGCTGCCGTTGAACTACGGACAGAACTTCGCTGCGGCACTCGGTCTGCAGGGTGCGAACCTCGGCGACCTTGGCACCTCGCAGCTCACGCCGGTTGGTCCACAAGGCTACTCGAGCGTCGGCGATGGCATCTTCCTGCCGCTGGAGAACCGCGACAATACGCTGCAAGGCAATGCGCAGTTCACGCTGCAGCACGGTAAGCAGAGCATCAAGTGGGGCGCGTCGCTCATTCGCCGTCACGCTACCAGCGCAGAGAGCAACTACGCTGCGGGCAACATCGTCACGGGAACGTACACCGGTGGCGGCGTCTTCGGTAGCGTCTCCTGCGCGCCGCTGGGATGCTTGCTCCGTGGCCTCGTCTATCAGACGCAGCGTTCCAATCAGCTTGTCGAGCCGGGCTATCGCACCTGGGAGCCGAGCGGCTACTTTCAGGATGACTACCGCGTTCATCCGCGTCTGACACTGAACCTCGGTATCCGTTACGACCTCTACACGCCGTTCACGGAAGCACATGGCCGCATCTCGAACTTCAATCCGTACACGTTGAAGCTGATGGTCCCGGGCACCTATGGCGTGGGCAAGACGGCGGGCGTCAATACGGATTACTCGAACGTGGCACCGCGCGTGGGCTTCGCCTTCATGGCTGCACCGAAGACGGTCTTCCGCGGCGGCTTCGGCCTGACCTTCATCCCCATCTCGAGCGGCGCACGCACCGCGCTCGGCAACGCACCGTACGTCTTCAACTACCAGACGTTGAAGAACACCACTACGCTGGCGCAGGGCCTGCCGCGGCCGTTCGTGCAGGATCCTACGAACGTCACCGCGACCACCACAAGCGGTCTTACGCTCTCCGGCATCGACCCGAACTACCGTTCGAGCTACATCGAGCAGTTCAACCTGACGATGCAGCAGGAGTTCGGCCGCAACTCGTTGCAGATATCCTATGTCGGCGCCATCGGCAAGCATCTGCGTCAGAACCCGAACCTCAATCTCGTCGCTCCCGGTGGCGTGACGGGTACGACAGACTACAACGATCTGCCCTTCGACAAGGCGTTCCCCGGTGTCTCGACGGTGAACGAAATGATCTCTGAAGGATACTCGTCCTACAACTCACTGCAGGCTGTCTTCGCGCGGCGCTTTACGAAGAACGTGGGCATCAACGCGAACTACACGTGGGCGCATGGCCTGAACAATGCGCCGAATTATGCCGCCGGTTATGGCGGCAACGGCGTGCTGCCTTATCAGATCAGCACGGTCGATTACGGCAACTCCGATCTCGACATCCGCAACCGTTTCGCCATGCTGCTCAACGTCGCTCTGCCCTTTGGACAGAATGCGAAGGGCTTCAAGGCGCGCCTTCTCAAAGGCTGGCAGACGAACGCTATCTGGATTCAGTCGACGGGCTTGCCGTTCTCTGTCACAGACGATACGGCGACGTCCAACACGGGCGCGACCAGCGAGCGCTCGATGCTCGTGGGCGACCCGCGCGCAGTGACCACGGCGGGAGGTTGCCCGGTAAAGATAAACGGTGGCACCACCTACATGACCAACAAGGATGTCGGCACGCCGAATTTCTTCTTCAACACTTGCGCGTTCGCCAACCAGCCTGCCTCGCAGTACATTCCGTCGGAGCGCAACCTGCTCTACGGCCCGCACTACCGCACGTTCAACCTCTCCATCTTCAAGACCTTCCCGATTTACGATCGTGCG
- a CDS encoding AEC family transporter, producing the protein MNAILPLLPVLVVLALGVYAGLRKRVDNQRPEQLIALLMQYALPCSLFLGVGSSSPKMLASQLPLMGILLVAMLAIYALVFLFARKFGELGLGEAAVLALTSAFANNVAIGLPFVASIEGPSGRLVVMSGIVVGALVLSPVTLVLLELDAQRSDSAAASVGMRHALLHSLRRPVIVAPLLGLLLSLSGYTLPPVIASSLDLIGKATIGIALFLTGLILSAQRFRFSWTTAVSVLAKNLLQPVIVWLLMRWFGVHGTLAQQLFLLSCVPAGFFGTVFGARQGLRSCDAGATLVLSTLFGAATLPLAVHLAHRL; encoded by the coding sequence ATGAACGCGATCCTTCCGTTACTGCCGGTGCTCGTGGTGCTCGCGCTTGGCGTGTATGCTGGCCTGCGCAAACGCGTCGATAACCAGCGCCCTGAGCAACTCATCGCGCTGCTCATGCAATACGCGCTGCCATGCTCGTTGTTTCTTGGGGTCGGTTCATCCAGCCCGAAGATGCTCGCGTCGCAACTCCCCTTGATGGGCATCCTGCTCGTCGCGATGCTAGCGATCTACGCGCTGGTCTTCCTCTTTGCTCGCAAGTTTGGAGAGCTTGGACTTGGCGAAGCCGCAGTGCTCGCGCTGACGAGTGCCTTCGCCAACAATGTAGCGATCGGGCTTCCGTTCGTCGCGAGCATCGAAGGTCCCAGTGGCAGGTTGGTCGTGATGTCCGGCATCGTCGTCGGCGCGCTGGTGCTTTCGCCCGTCACGCTCGTACTGCTCGAACTGGACGCGCAGCGGAGTGATAGTGCTGCAGCAAGCGTCGGCATGCGCCACGCGCTGCTTCATTCGCTGCGTCGGCCTGTCATCGTGGCGCCGCTGCTGGGACTGCTGCTTTCGCTCAGCGGATATACGCTGCCGCCTGTCATCGCATCCTCGCTGGATCTCATTGGCAAAGCAACGATCGGCATTGCGCTCTTCCTCACCGGCTTGATTCTGTCGGCGCAGCGCTTTCGCTTCTCGTGGACCACGGCTGTCTCTGTCCTCGCGAAGAACCTGCTTCAACCCGTGATCGTATGGCTATTGATGCGCTGGTTCGGAGTGCACGGCACGCTCGCACAACAACTGTTCTTACTGAGCTGCGTTCCTGCGGGCTTCTTCGGAACGGTCTTTGGTGCGCGGCAAGGCCTGCGCTCCTGTGACGCTGGCGCTACGCTCGTGCTCAGCACCCTCTTCGGGGCTGCAACGCTCCCGTTGGCTGTGCACCTGGCGCATCGCCTATGA